The DNA region GGGTTAAAACTCCGTCATTGAATTCCTGGAGGACTGTGTCGCTCATGATCTAACTCCTTAAATTAAACAGCCCCTTGCAGAGAGCTGTTTTGAAAAAACCTGCTTTGCAATAAACAAAGCGCATTGAGGGTGAATGTCCGGTCAAGTTCACCGGCCATTATATACCCCCAACGCGCTTTTGCCAAACCGGACTATAATCCAAGGCTACTCCGTTTGAATGTCGTAACGCACGGTAAACCGGGCCAGGGCGTCGTTGACCGCCTTCCAGGCCTGATCCTCGGTCACTCCGGCCAGAGGTTTCACCTTGATGAGGGCCTTGGTTCCATGGACCTTGTCCTCACTCACGGTCACGTCCACGGATTCGAACATGTTTTCGATTTTTTGGACTTCATCCAAATAAGCCAGGCGAACGGCTTCGTGGCGCAGGCTGGGCTTGAAAATCTTGCCCACCGGGGTGAGAGGAATTTCCTCCAGAATATAGACTTCCTTGGGGATGGCGGCCCGCTCTCCGATTTCCTTTTGCAGGTGGGCCTCGATTTCCTCTTTGGTCAACTCGGAGCCCTGCTGCAACTGGACGAAAGCCACGGGCACCTCGCCGGCATGGGCGTCGGGCCTGCCCACGGCCGCAGCCACCTGGACGCCCATAAGGCGATACAGGGGCTCTTCGATGGCGGCCGGGTCGATGTTGTGCCCGCCGCGGATGATCAGGTCCTTTTGCCGGCCGGTGAGCCAAAAATAGCCTTCCTCGTCCTGGCGTCCCAGGTCGCCGGTGTTGAACCAGCCTTCCTTCATCCAGATGTCCGTGTTTTTGGTTTGGTCCAGGTATCCGGTGAACACGTTGGGGCCCTTGATGCACACGGCGCCGATTTCATTGGGCGCGGCTTCCTTGGCGCCGGAGGACGTGGGGATCATGATTTTCATTTCCTGGTAAGGCAGACGGATGCCGATGGAACCCACCCGCTGTTCCCCCTGAGGCGGGTTGACGCAGGAGGCGGTCGTGCCTTCAGTCAAACCGTATCCTTCCAGGACTTTCATCTTGGTATGGGCCTCAAAGCGCTGGATCAGCTCCACGGATAAAGGCGCCGCGCCGCACAGGGCGAATTGGAGGGACGATATATCCGCATCTCCGGTGGGGATGTCCAAAAGAACGGACAGGACCGTGGGCACGCAGGAGAAGAACGCGGCTTTGTAGAATTCCACGATCTTGAAAAAATTCATGAGCACGCCGGGATCCCGGTATCCCTGGGGGGACAGCAGAACCACGTGGGCGCCTATGGAAAAAGGAGCTCCGCCCGTGACCATGACGCCGTTCACATGGAACAAGGGCAGGCCGCACAGCAGGGTGTCGGAGCTTTTCATGATGCCGCTCATAGTCATCATGGTTGCCATGGCCGCTTCGTTGGCATGGGTGTGGGGCGCCAGCTTGGGCGTGCCCGTGGTGCCTCCGGTATGGAAGAGCGAGGCGATGTCCTGGGGCTGAATTTCCCGGCCCGAGTCCAGGGAGTCTCCGTTGTAGTTTTCGATCACTTCATCAAAGCCCACGATGTTGTTGGCTTCATCGCCGGCGCCGAACACCCGCACGATCTTTTGGATGCAGGGCACTTTCTCCCGGACCATTTCCGCCTTTTCCCAAATGTCCGAGCCGGGAACTTCGCCCAGGGCCACCAGGACCTTGGTTCCGGCGGCCTCGCAGATATCGGCTATGGTGTGAGCCTCCAGCATGGGATTGATGGGGTTGACCACGCCCGCGGCCTCGCCGCCCCATAGGATGTAATGGGTGTGGGGCAGGTTGGGCAGCAGGTAGGTAATGACGTCCGTAGGGCCAATGCCCAGGTCGTGGAACATGTTGGCCGTCTGGTTGATTTTGCGCCAGAACTCCGCGTAGTTCACGGTCATGGGGCTGTTGTACGTCTCGCCTGAAAGCATGAAGCTCATGGCCGGAGCGTTGGGATCGACCTCCGCTCCCTGCTTGAGCATTTCGTAGGTGTTTTTCGCCGTAAGCCTTTGTTCAAAAGGAACTTTTTCCAGTTCCTCAACGTCTGCAACCGAAGCAATCCTGATTTCCTGCATACTTCCCCCTGAATACGTCTGTAGGTTTTTGTCAGTGAACTTGGTCTAACGAGCTGTAATGACGAAAGGAAAACTTTCCCGCGTCCACGCCCTCGCGGGAAAACAATTGAAATGAAATGTTAAATTAAAACAAGAGATTGAATATTAACAGGATATAGTGTTTCCGGCAAGCAAAAATACGTTTCCATTCAAGAGGTAGAACATGGCGGGGATTAAGTAGGGGAGCATGATTCGGACGGGGCCGGGGCGCCTATCCCCCCGGAAAAAAGCCCGGGCCTTCCGTTCTCGAATCATGCCCCCTAACTGGTTATTTCCCTTCTTTTGCTTCTTCCTCCAACTTGGACTTCTGAATTTTTCCGGCGGGCGTCAATGGCAGCTCCGCCCTGAAAACGATCTCCCTGGGAACCTTGTAATCCGCCAGGTGCTCCTTACAGAAGGCCTTGATCTCCTCTTCCGTGGGATTGGCGTCCGGGTACGGTACAATGTAGTAGCGCCCCACCTCGCCCAGGTATTCGTCAGGCACGCCGATCCCGGCCACCATAGCCACTTTGGGATGGCGTGCAATGAGGTTTTCCACTTCCACAGGATAGACGTTGAAGCCGCCCTGGATGTACATTTCCTTTTTGCGGCCCCTCAGATAGATGAAGCCCTCTTCGTCCAGGTATCCCATGTCGCCGGTGTGCAGCCAGCCGTCCCTGAAGGTTTCGGCGGTTTTCTCCGGCATGTTGTAATAACCTTTGGTCACGGCGTCGCCTTTGAAGCACAGTTCGCCGGTTTCTCCCAGGGCGACTTCCTTTCCGGACTCGTCCACCACCTTGACTTCAAAATCCGCAATGGGCTTGCCGATGGATTTGAGGGTGGTTTCAAAGTCTCCGTCCCAGGGGCTTAAAACCACGGCGCCGGAGGTTTCGCTCAGGCCGTACAGGTTCATAACCCGTGCGTTGGGATAGGAGTCGTATATCTTTTTAAGGAGCGTGTCGTCGGCGTTGGAGCCGCCCACGATGGCCATGCGGCACTGAGAAAGATCCAGGGCCTGATAGGCTTCGTTCATCAACACCAGGGCGTGCATGGTCGGAACGCCGCTGGCGGTGGTGAATCCGTATTTTTTAATCTGGGCCGCAATGTGGTCCGGGCTGAACATGGGAATGAGTATGTACTTGCCCATGCCCAAGAGGCTGGTTAGCACGCCGCAGGTGACGCCCCCCACATGGTTGAAGGGCAGAGCCAGGGCCACGTTGTCGTCCGGGCAGGTGGAGGTGTGCACAGCCTGCCCCCTGGCCGAGGCCAACTGGCTTTTGTGGCTTAACACCGCGCCTTTGGGGACGCCCGTGGTGCCGGAGGTATAGATGATCATGATGGAGTCGTCCGGCTCCACGGCCGCTTTGGCCTGGTCCAGCCTGGTTTTGTCGATTTCGGTTTGCAGCATGTCTTCAAAGGAAAAGCTCCCTTTAAAGCCCGGCCCGCCCATGAATATGAACTCCTTGACGTTGGGAATGCGGGGCTTGAATCCTTCGAAAAAGCTGACGTAATTCATTTCGCCGAGGGAGGCGAGCGTAAGCACGGCCCGGGTTTCGCTCTGGTTCAGGATGTATTCCAGCTCCGTATCCCGATACCGCACGCTGAGCCCGGTGATTACCACGCCGATTTTCACCGCGCCGAAGTACATGTACAGCCACTCCGGCTGGTTAAGGCCTATGATGCCTATTTTGTCCCCGCGGACAAAACCCATGTTTAAGAGAGCCATGGCAACCCGATCCGCGGTCTCATTCACTGAGGCGAAGGAATACTCCTTGTCCTCGTAATAAAACATGGGGCTGCCGGGCCGTTTGGATGCGGCCGTTTCCAGGGCTTCGCCTACGGTGCTGGCTTGGATAATCTCGCTCATACTCCCTCCTTTTATCATGGTAACAATGATCGGGGGATGTCCGCGGTTTTCGCCCGCAGATACTCCCCGAGGGTTTTAGCTTGCGGATCCATTCGCAGGGACGCGGAAACGCCGTCCCCAAGCACGCCAATGATATAAAAATTGAGCGCCAACAGGTTTGGCAGCTCGTAACGTTCGATTTCATACCCGGCCATGTCGGTCAGGATTTCCTTCAGCTTGTCCACGGTGAGAAAATCCTGCAGGAAGGCATAGGCCTCGGGGGTTTTGCCCCACACGCCCAGGTTGGCGTTTCCGCCCTTGTCGCCGGACCGTGTGGCGAACACCCTGCCCAGAGGGGCCGCGACCTTCTCGTCCGAAGGAACGGGCGGGATGGAGACTTCCAGGCTTTTCACCGGAGGGAATTCCCGGCCCATGGGCGCGGGTTCGATCTCCATTTCCTTGCCGTCGAAAAAGAGCTTCTGGACCACCTTGTCCCTGGAGACCAGGGTGGGCCAATGCTGGATTACCGGGCGGCCCTTGGCCGGGGGCGCGGTTCCGGTGAATCCCGGAATATTGCACAAGGCCAGCTCCACCAGTTTGGCCGAAAACAAGGCCACTTTTTTCGGGTCCGGGTCCAGGACGGACAGACGCAGATAGGCGAAGGCCTCTTCGTTAGAGGCCGGGTTTTCCCGATCCGTACGGATAAGCTGGACCTCGGCCTTGCGGAACTGCTCCTTGCCGCCGATGCTGTTGAACAGGGCGTTTTCCAGGATTTTCGCCTTTTTCTCGATATCCAGGCCCGTCAACAACACGGTGAAGGAGTTG from Desulfatibacillum aliphaticivorans DSM 15576 includes:
- a CDS encoding acyl-CoA synthetase; translation: MQEIRIASVADVEELEKVPFEQRLTAKNTYEMLKQGAEVDPNAPAMSFMLSGETYNSPMTVNYAEFWRKINQTANMFHDLGIGPTDVITYLLPNLPHTHYILWGGEAAGVVNPINPMLEAHTIADICEAAGTKVLVALGEVPGSDIWEKAEMVREKVPCIQKIVRVFGAGDEANNIVGFDEVIENYNGDSLDSGREIQPQDIASLFHTGGTTGTPKLAPHTHANEAAMATMMTMSGIMKSSDTLLCGLPLFHVNGVMVTGGAPFSIGAHVVLLSPQGYRDPGVLMNFFKIVEFYKAAFFSCVPTVLSVLLDIPTGDADISSLQFALCGAAPLSVELIQRFEAHTKMKVLEGYGLTEGTTASCVNPPQGEQRVGSIGIRLPYQEMKIMIPTSSGAKEAAPNEIGAVCIKGPNVFTGYLDQTKNTDIWMKEGWFNTGDLGRQDEEGYFWLTGRQKDLIIRGGHNIDPAAIEEPLYRLMGVQVAAAVGRPDAHAGEVPVAFVQLQQGSELTKEEIEAHLQKEIGERAAIPKEVYILEEIPLTPVGKIFKPSLRHEAVRLAYLDEVQKIENMFESVDVTVSEDKVHGTKALIKVKPLAGVTEDQAWKAVNDALARFTVRYDIQTE
- a CDS encoding class I adenylate-forming enzyme family protein encodes the protein MSEIIQASTVGEALETAASKRPGSPMFYYEDKEYSFASVNETADRVAMALLNMGFVRGDKIGIIGLNQPEWLYMYFGAVKIGVVITGLSVRYRDTELEYILNQSETRAVLTLASLGEMNYVSFFEGFKPRIPNVKEFIFMGGPGFKGSFSFEDMLQTEIDKTRLDQAKAAVEPDDSIMIIYTSGTTGVPKGAVLSHKSQLASARGQAVHTSTCPDDNVALALPFNHVGGVTCGVLTSLLGMGKYILIPMFSPDHIAAQIKKYGFTTASGVPTMHALVLMNEAYQALDLSQCRMAIVGGSNADDTLLKKIYDSYPNARVMNLYGLSETSGAVVLSPWDGDFETTLKSIGKPIADFEVKVVDESGKEVALGETGELCFKGDAVTKGYYNMPEKTAETFRDGWLHTGDMGYLDEEGFIYLRGRKKEMYIQGGFNVYPVEVENLIARHPKVAMVAGIGVPDEYLGEVGRYYIVPYPDANPTEEEIKAFCKEHLADYKVPREIVFRAELPLTPAGKIQKSKLEEEAKEGK